The Populus trichocarpa isolate Nisqually-1 chromosome 2, P.trichocarpa_v4.1, whole genome shotgun sequence genome has a window encoding:
- the LOC7466408 gene encoding U-box domain-containing protein 29, producing MGRDELFLTVPSLFRCPISLDVMKSPVSLCTGVTYDRSSIQHWLDSGHDTCPATMQILSSKDFVPNLTLHRLINLWTTTAATKSSALAPAVSEEKVRVWIEEIKSGKIERCLDSIVEFVSCGEVSRRFLVSFDGFLEAIVGVLNTNCVQIRVLESVIRVLSSLLLENGVNEKLHKLVFTSNSNCLPSFISVLRNGSLEYNIACVTVLESITINNQSKQLVAGTQDVLPVLLQLLKTDNDHQDLNEVVLSFLISVSITLSIKTRLVQLGLVEVLSSMLLSQNAAVSVVEKSLKALSMICTRADGRSAISVDPTCAGAIVERLMKVSKTATEDAVVVLWSMCCLFRDEKVLERVVRSNGVTKVLLIMQSEVGEGNVRRMCGDLIKVLRFGCKNGGGLGGAVSYETKTTHIMPC from the coding sequence ATGGGGAGAGACGAACTCTTCCTAACTGTACCCAGCCTCTTTCGCTGTCCGATCTCTCTCGACGTAATGAAGTCTCCCGTAAGTCTCTGCACCGGCGTCACATACGATCGCTCCAGTATTCAACATTGGCTCGACTCCGGTCACGACACCTGTCCCGCCACCATGCAAATCCTCTCCTCCAAGGACTTTGTTCCTAACCTCACTCTCCACCGCCTCATCAACCTCTGGACCACCACAGCCGCCACCAAATCCTCTGCTCTCGCTCCGGCAGTTTCCGAAGAGAAAGTTAGGGTTTGGATTGAAGAAATCAAGAGCGGAAAGATAGAGAGGTGTTTGGATTCGATTGTAGAGTTTGTTAGTTGTGGAGAGGTGAGCCGAAGGTTTTTGGTCagttttgatggttttttgGAGGCGATCGTGGGTGTTTTGAACACAAATTGCGTGCAAATTCGTGTTCTGGAGTCGGTTATCAGGGTCTTAAGTTCACTTTTGCTTGAAAATGGAGTCAATGAGAAATTGCACAAATTAGTCTTCACATCAAATTCGAATTGCCTGCCTTCCTTTATTTCTGTTTTGCGAAACGGAAGTTTGGAGTACAATATCGCATGCGTCACCGTTTTGGAGTCAATTACAATAAACAACCAATCAAAACAGCTCGTTGCAGGTACACAGGACGTCTTGCCGGTTCTATTACAACTTCTCAAAACTGACAACGACCATCAGGATTTAAACGAAGTGGTCCTGTCGTTTTTGATTTCGGTGTCTATAACTCTGTCAATCAAGACTCGGCTAGTTCAACTCGGACTGGTTGAGGTTCTATCGAGCATGCTGTTGAGCCAAAACGCTGCCGTTTCTGTCGTGGAAAAGTCACTGAAGGCATTGTCAATGATTTGTACGCGTGCGGATGGACGGTCAGCGATAAGCGTTGACCCGACATGCGCAGGGGCGATAGTGGAGAGATTAATGAAGGTCTCAAAAACGGCAACGGAGGATGCCGTGGTGGTGCTGTGGAGCATGTGTTGTCTGTTTAGGGATGAGAAGGTGCTGGAGAGAGTGGTCAGGAGCAATGGAGTGACAAAAGTCTTGTTGATTATGCAGAGTGAAGTAGGGGAAGGGAATGTAAGGAGGATGTGTGGTGACTTGATCAAGGTTTTAAGATTTGGCTGTAAAAATGGTGGCGGCCTTGGTGGTGCGGTGAGTTACGAGACCAAAACTACTCATATCATGCCTTGTTAA